The genomic window ACGGCCGGACTGGAATGATTCTTGATGGTGAAAAAGACCCGGTCGGTGGGGAAGGAGCTCCGCCAGGGCCGGGGCCATCCGATCGCGACGAACCCAGCACGGAGGCTACGGCGGGATCATGTTCGACATCACCATCTTTGACCATGCCCACCTCGACCATCTCAAGAAAGCGCTCACGGTATATACCCGGCGTCACCGCGTCGTGTCCGAGAACATCGCCAACGTGGAAACGGCGGGCTACCGCGCCCAGGAATACCGCTTCGAGGAACTCCTGCGCAAGGCCGGCCGGGGAGGGCTGCGGGGAACGCAAACCCATGCCGCACATATGCCCATCGGCGCACGGAGCCTCCGCGACACGGAAGGCGAGACGGCTGCGCAGGACGGCGGCTACGACAACGGGATCAACGACGTGGACGTCGATTCGGAAATGACGAGCCTGGCCACCACGGAGCTCTCGTACCGGCTCGCCACCCGCGTCCTGAGCATGAAATACAACCAGCTCCGCGAGGCCGTGTCGGGCCGCGTTCGCTAGTGAAGGAGGATGGTGATGGGTGA from bacterium includes these protein-coding regions:
- the flgB gene encoding flagellar basal body rod protein FlgB — encoded protein: MFDITIFDHAHLDHLKKALTVYTRRHRVVSENIANVETAGYRAQEYRFEELLRKAGRGGLRGTQTHAAHMPIGARSLRDTEGETAAQDGGYDNGINDVDVDSEMTSLATTELSYRLATRVLSMKYNQLREAVSGRVR